In Tsuneonella amylolytica, one genomic interval encodes:
- a CDS encoding DUF2442 domain-containing protein, with amino-acid sequence MNISAKVTDERVLDVRFDDASLIVDLMDGRTISVPLAWYPRLLRASAKERATWEKAGAGYGIHWPGIDEDLSTEGLLRGAPAPRAA; translated from the coding sequence ATGAATATTTCGGCTAAGGTAACCGATGAACGCGTCCTCGACGTGCGCTTCGACGATGCCAGCCTGATCGTCGACCTGATGGACGGACGGACGATTTCGGTCCCGTTGGCATGGTATCCCCGCCTGCTTCGTGCATCGGCGAAAGAACGCGCGACGTGGGAGAAGGCCGGTGCCGGCTACGGAATTCATTGGCCGGGCATTGACGAGGACCTGAGCACCGAAGGCCTGCTGCGCGGCGCTCCGGCCCCGAGGGCGGCATGA
- the atpA gene encoding F0F1 ATP synthase subunit alpha, translated as MEIRAAEISKVIKDQIANFGTEAEVSEVGSVLSVGDGIARIHGLDTVQAGEMVEFANGVQGMALNLEADNVGVVIFGSDSEIKEGDNVKRTGTIVDVPVGKGLLGRVVDALGNPIDGKGPIDSTERRRVEVKAPGIIPRQSVSEPVQTGLKAIDALVPVGRGQRELIIGDRQTGKSAVAIDAFINQKTVNAGDDESKKLYCIYVAVGQKRSTVAQLVKTLEENGAMEYSIIVAATASEPAPLQYLAPYTGCAMGEFFRDNGMHAVIVYDDLSKQAVAYRQMSLLLRRPPGREAYPGDVFYLHSRLLERAAKMSDANGGGSLTALPIIETQAGDVSAYIPTNVISITDGQIFLETNLFFQGIRPAINVGLSVSRVGGAAQTKAMKKVSGSIKLELAQYREMAAFAQFGSDLDASTQKLLNRGARLTELLKQPQFQPMPFEEQTVSIFAGTNGYLDTVPVDKVTDYEDKMLSFMRAEHADVLAEIRSSQKFEGEVADKTKAALDAFAKQYA; from the coding sequence ATGGAAATTCGCGCCGCAGAAATCAGCAAGGTCATCAAGGACCAGATCGCCAACTTCGGCACCGAGGCGGAAGTCTCGGAAGTCGGCAGTGTGCTTTCGGTCGGTGACGGCATCGCCCGCATCCACGGCCTCGACACCGTCCAGGCGGGCGAGATGGTCGAGTTCGCTAACGGCGTGCAGGGCATGGCGCTGAACCTGGAAGCCGACAACGTCGGCGTCGTGATCTTCGGCTCGGACTCCGAGATCAAGGAAGGCGACAACGTCAAGCGGACCGGCACCATCGTGGACGTCCCCGTGGGCAAGGGCCTGCTCGGCCGCGTCGTCGATGCGCTGGGCAACCCGATCGACGGCAAGGGCCCGATCGACAGCACCGAGCGTCGCCGCGTCGAAGTGAAGGCCCCGGGCATCATCCCGCGCCAGTCGGTGTCCGAGCCCGTGCAGACCGGCCTCAAGGCGATCGACGCGCTTGTGCCCGTCGGCCGCGGCCAGCGCGAACTGATCATCGGCGACCGCCAGACCGGCAAGTCGGCCGTCGCGATCGACGCCTTCATCAACCAGAAGACGGTCAACGCCGGCGACGACGAGAGCAAGAAGCTCTACTGCATCTACGTCGCGGTCGGCCAGAAGCGCTCGACCGTCGCGCAGCTCGTCAAGACGCTCGAGGAAAACGGCGCGATGGAATATTCCATCATCGTCGCCGCGACCGCTTCGGAGCCTGCGCCGCTGCAGTACCTCGCGCCCTACACCGGCTGCGCGATGGGCGAATTCTTCCGCGACAACGGCATGCACGCCGTGATCGTGTACGACGACCTGTCCAAGCAGGCCGTCGCCTATCGCCAGATGTCGCTGCTGCTCCGCCGCCCGCCGGGCCGCGAAGCCTATCCGGGCGACGTGTTCTACCTCCACAGCCGCCTGCTGGAGCGTGCGGCGAAGATGTCCGACGCCAACGGCGGCGGTTCGCTCACCGCGCTGCCGATCATCGAGACGCAGGCGGGCGACGTGTCGGCCTACATCCCGACCAACGTGATCTCGATCACCGACGGCCAGATCTTCCTCGAGACCAACCTGTTCTTCCAGGGCATCCGCCCGGCGATCAACGTCGGCCTGTCGGTCAGCCGCGTCGGCGGCGCCGCGCAGACGAAGGCGATGAAGAAGGTGTCGGGCTCGATCAAGCTGGAGCTCGCGCAGTACCGCGAGATGGCTGCGTTCGCGCAGTTCGGTTCGGACCTCGACGCCTCGACCCAGAAGCTGCTCAACCGCGGTGCGCGCCTGACCGAGCTGCTCAAGCAGCCGCAGTTCCAGCCGATGCCGTTCGAGGAGCAGACCGTGTCGATCTTCGCCGGCACCAACGGCTATCTCGACACCGTGCCGGTCGACAAGGTCACCGACTACGAGGACAAGATGCTGAGCTTCATGCGGGCCGAGCACGCCGATGTCCTGGCGGAAATCCGCTCGAGCCAGAAGTTCGAGGGCGAGGTCGCCGACAAGACCAAGGCCGCTCTCGACGCGTTCGCCAAGCAGTACGCCTGA
- a CDS encoding F0F1 ATP synthase subunit delta, with amino-acid sequence MDISAGIQASLAGRYASALFELAAEAGTVTAVESDLDTLERALAESADLRDLATNPLVGREAQGKAIEAVAAQLGLSDLTKKFLGTLAANGRLSKMGDVARAFHTIAAAQRGEVTAQVTSAHALTDSQVEQLRQKLTAREGRTVKLSTKVDPDLLGGLVVTVGSKRIDGSIRTRLNSLAQAMKA; translated from the coding sequence GTGGATATTTCCGCCGGTATTCAGGCTAGCCTTGCAGGGCGTTACGCCTCGGCGCTGTTCGAGCTCGCCGCCGAGGCGGGGACCGTCACGGCCGTCGAATCGGACCTCGACACACTCGAACGCGCGCTCGCCGAATCGGCCGATCTGCGCGACCTTGCGACCAACCCGCTCGTCGGGCGCGAGGCGCAGGGCAAGGCGATCGAGGCGGTCGCCGCCCAGCTCGGCCTGTCGGACCTGACGAAGAAGTTCCTCGGCACGCTGGCCGCCAACGGCCGCCTGTCCAAGATGGGCGACGTCGCCCGCGCCTTCCACACCATCGCCGCCGCCCAGCGGGGCGAGGTAACCGCCCAGGTCACCAGCGCCCACGCGCTGACCGACTCGCAGGTCGAACAGCTTCGCCAGAAGCTGACCGCGCGCGAGGGTCGCACCGTCAAACTGTCCACGAAGGTGGACCCGGACCTGCTCGGCGGGCTCGTGGTCACCGTCGGATCGAAGCGGATCGACGGATCGATCCGCACCCGCCTCAACTCCCTCGCCCAGGCCATGAAGGCCTAA
- the bioB gene encoding biotin synthase BioB, which produces MNPEPTSVRTDWTREEIAALFDLPFTELLFQAASVHRANHPPAEVQLCTLLSIKTGGCPEDCGYCSQSVKADSGVEASKLMDVRSVLQSAAQAKDNGSQRFCMGAAWRNPKDRDMPAIVEIVKGVSAMGLETCMTLGMLTPKQADMLAEAGLDYYNHNIDSSPEYYERVITTRTMGERLDTLGHVRAAGINVCSGGIVGMGETRSDRVGFVHTLATLPQHPESVPVNALVPVKGTVLGDMLADTPLAKIDDIEFVRTVAAARITMPLSMVRLSAGRESMSEATQALCFLAGANSIFTGDKLLTAPNAGDDSDAALFAKLGLTALKGEEPLRACHVAEAAE; this is translated from the coding sequence ATGAACCCCGAACCGACCAGCGTCCGCACCGACTGGACGCGCGAGGAAATCGCCGCGCTGTTCGACCTGCCGTTCACCGAGCTGCTGTTCCAGGCGGCGAGCGTCCACCGCGCAAACCATCCGCCCGCCGAGGTCCAGCTGTGCACGCTGCTCTCCATCAAGACCGGCGGCTGCCCGGAGGACTGCGGCTATTGCTCGCAGTCGGTGAAGGCGGATAGCGGGGTCGAGGCATCGAAGCTGATGGACGTGCGCAGCGTCTTGCAATCCGCCGCGCAGGCCAAGGACAACGGCAGCCAGCGGTTCTGCATGGGCGCCGCCTGGCGCAACCCCAAGGACCGCGACATGCCCGCGATCGTCGAGATCGTGAAGGGCGTCTCCGCGATGGGGCTGGAAACCTGCATGACGCTCGGCATGCTGACGCCGAAGCAGGCCGACATGCTCGCCGAGGCGGGGCTCGACTACTACAACCACAACATCGACAGCAGCCCCGAATACTACGAGCGCGTGATCACCACGCGCACGATGGGCGAGCGGCTCGACACGCTGGGACACGTGCGCGCGGCGGGGATCAACGTGTGTTCGGGCGGGATCGTCGGCATGGGCGAAACGCGCAGCGACCGGGTCGGCTTCGTTCACACGCTCGCCACTCTGCCGCAGCATCCCGAAAGCGTGCCGGTCAACGCGCTGGTTCCGGTCAAGGGCACGGTGCTGGGCGACATGCTGGCCGACACCCCGCTCGCCAAGATCGACGACATCGAGTTCGTCCGCACCGTGGCGGCGGCGCGGATCACGATGCCGCTGTCGATGGTACGCCTCTCGGCCGGGCGCGAGAGCATGAGTGAGGCGACCCAGGCGCTGTGCTTCCTCGCCGGCGCGAACTCGATCTTCACCGGCGACAAGCTGCTGACCGCGCCGAACGCCGGCGACGACAGCGACGCCGCGCTGTTCGCCAAGCTGGGGCTGACGGCGCTGAAGGGTGAAGAGCCGCTGCGGGCGTGCCACGTGGCGGAAGCGGCGGAGTGA
- the scpA gene encoding methylmalonyl-CoA mutase — MTEPKTNADWQALAQKETKGADLSWQTPEGFAIQPLYTADDVPADGPGLPGFAPFTRGVKASMYAGRPWTIRQYAGFSTAEESNAFYRRNLAMGQKGLSVAFDLATHRGYDSDHPRVVGDVGKAGVAIDTVADMEILFDQIPLETMSVSMTMNGAVIPVLAFYIVAAERQGVAQDQLSGTIQNDILKEFMVRNTYIYPPEPSMRIVSDIIAYTSANMPKFNSISISGYHMHEAGATAVQELAFTIADGKEYATRAMAAGLDIDAFAGRLSFFFGIGMNFFMEVAKLRAARTLWWRTMDGLGAKSERSKMLRTHCQTSGVSLQEQDPYNNVIRTTIEALASVLGGTQSLHTNALDEAIALPTDFSARIARNTQLVLQEETGITNVVDPLGGSYYVEALTAKLVEEAEALIAEVDAAGGMTAYVASGKPKAAIESAAAAKQASVDRGETVIVGVNKYRKAEEDPIDTLDIDNHAVRDSQIARLKRVRSTRDEAACRAALKALTAGCIEGGNLLALAVDAARHDATLGEISAAMEEAFGRYGTNPTPVKGIYSAAYEGDSRYAQVVDGVKAVERRLGRTPKVLVAKMGQDGHDRGANVIASAFADMGFDVVSGPLFQTPAETRDMALEHEVDAIGASSLAAGHKTLIPELIGLLREAGRPDIKVVAGGVIPASDYDFLREAGVQGIYGPGSNVVECAADMLRLLGHNMPPAGEELEAAE, encoded by the coding sequence ATGACCGAGCCCAAAACGAACGCCGACTGGCAGGCCCTCGCCCAGAAGGAAACGAAGGGCGCGGACCTTTCCTGGCAGACGCCCGAAGGCTTCGCGATCCAGCCGCTCTACACCGCCGATGACGTGCCCGCCGACGGGCCGGGCCTCCCCGGTTTCGCGCCGTTCACGCGCGGGGTGAAGGCTTCGATGTACGCGGGCCGCCCGTGGACCATCCGCCAGTACGCGGGTTTCTCGACTGCCGAGGAATCGAACGCGTTCTACCGCCGCAACCTGGCGATGGGGCAGAAGGGGTTGTCGGTCGCCTTCGACCTTGCGACCCACCGCGGCTACGACAGCGACCACCCGCGCGTGGTCGGCGACGTCGGCAAGGCAGGGGTTGCGATCGACACCGTTGCCGACATGGAGATCCTGTTCGACCAGATCCCGCTCGAGACGATGAGCGTGTCGATGACGATGAACGGCGCGGTGATCCCGGTGCTGGCGTTCTATATCGTGGCGGCAGAGCGGCAGGGCGTGGCGCAGGACCAGCTGTCGGGGACCATCCAGAACGACATCCTCAAGGAGTTCATGGTCCGCAACACGTATATCTACCCGCCCGAACCTTCGATGCGGATCGTGAGTGACATCATCGCCTACACCTCGGCGAACATGCCGAAGTTCAACAGCATCTCGATTTCCGGCTACCACATGCACGAAGCCGGGGCGACCGCGGTACAGGAACTGGCCTTCACCATCGCCGATGGCAAGGAATACGCGACCCGCGCAATGGCCGCCGGGCTCGACATCGACGCCTTCGCCGGGCGCCTCTCGTTCTTCTTCGGCATCGGCATGAACTTCTTCATGGAAGTCGCCAAGCTGCGCGCCGCGCGCACGCTGTGGTGGCGCACGATGGACGGGCTGGGCGCGAAGTCCGAACGCTCGAAGATGCTCCGCACCCACTGCCAGACCAGCGGCGTGAGCTTGCAGGAGCAGGACCCCTACAACAACGTCATCCGCACCACGATCGAGGCGCTGGCATCGGTGCTCGGCGGCACGCAGTCCTTGCATACCAACGCACTCGACGAGGCGATCGCGCTGCCGACCGACTTTTCCGCCCGAATCGCGCGCAACACCCAGCTGGTGCTGCAGGAGGAGACGGGCATCACGAACGTCGTCGATCCGCTCGGCGGGTCGTACTACGTCGAGGCGCTCACGGCCAAGCTGGTCGAGGAAGCCGAGGCGCTGATCGCCGAGGTCGACGCGGCAGGCGGGATGACCGCCTATGTCGCCAGCGGCAAGCCCAAGGCCGCGATCGAGAGCGCGGCGGCCGCCAAGCAGGCCAGCGTCGACCGGGGCGAGACGGTGATCGTCGGGGTGAACAAGTACCGCAAGGCCGAAGAAGACCCGATCGATACGCTCGACATCGACAACCACGCGGTCCGCGATAGCCAGATCGCCCGCCTGAAGCGCGTGCGCTCGACACGCGACGAGGCGGCCTGCCGTGCGGCGCTGAAAGCGCTGACCGCAGGCTGCATCGAGGGCGGCAACCTCCTCGCGCTCGCGGTCGATGCCGCGCGCCACGACGCCACGCTCGGCGAGATCTCCGCTGCGATGGAGGAGGCGTTCGGCCGCTACGGCACCAACCCGACGCCGGTGAAGGGCATCTATTCCGCCGCCTACGAAGGCGACAGCCGCTACGCGCAGGTGGTCGATGGGGTGAAGGCCGTCGAGCGCCGCCTCGGCCGCACGCCCAAGGTGCTCGTCGCCAAGATGGGACAGGACGGCCACGATCGCGGCGCCAACGTGATCGCCAGCGCCTTCGCCGACATGGGCTTCGACGTGGTCAGCGGTCCGCTGTTCCAGACCCCGGCGGAAACCCGCGACATGGCGCTCGAACACGAAGTGGACGCCATCGGCGCGAGCAGCCTTGCCGCCGGACACAAGACGCTGATCCCCGAACTGATCGGGCTGCTGCGCGAAGCGGGGCGGCCGGACATCAAGGTCGTCGCCGGCGGCGTTATCCCGGCCTCCGACTACGATTTCCTGCGCGAGGCGGGGGTACAGGGCATCTACGGCCCGGGCAGCAACGTCGTCGAATGCGCGGCGGATATGCTGCGCCTGCTGGGGCATAACATGCCGCCTGCCGGGGAAGAGCTGGAGGCGGCGGAGTAG
- a CDS encoding DUF488 domain-containing protein, with protein sequence MATIFTIGYEQATQAALVAALAGAGVEVLADIRYLPLSRRPGFSKSGLKAAVEEAGIAYRHFRHLGTPAEGRAAARRGDHGELARIYAGQLELPEALAQMAEIRDLAETKRVALLCYERAAAECHRSLLFDALFADFKRVDLEPELVV encoded by the coding sequence ATGGCGACGATCTTCACCATCGGGTACGAGCAGGCGACGCAGGCCGCGCTGGTCGCGGCGCTGGCGGGGGCCGGGGTCGAGGTGCTGGCCGACATCCGTTACCTGCCGCTGTCGCGGCGGCCGGGGTTTTCGAAGTCGGGCCTGAAGGCCGCGGTCGAGGAAGCGGGCATCGCCTACCGCCACTTCCGCCACCTCGGCACACCCGCCGAAGGGCGCGCGGCGGCACGGCGCGGGGACCACGGCGAGCTCGCGCGCATCTATGCCGGGCAACTCGAACTGCCCGAGGCGCTGGCGCAGATGGCGGAAATCCGCGACCTCGCGGAAACGAAGCGGGTCGCGCTGCTATGCTACGAACGCGCCGCAGCCGAGTGCCATCGGTCGCTGTTGTTCGACGCGCTGTTCGCCGATTTCAAGCGAGTCGACCTCGAACCGGAACTCGTCGTCTAG
- a CDS encoding acetyl-CoA carboxylase biotin carboxylase subunit produces MFSKILIANRGEIACRVIKTARRMGIATVAVYSDADARAPFVRMADEAVHIGSAPAGESYLVADKIIAACKQTGAEAVHPGYGFLSERTSFAEALAKEGIAFIGPPMNAIAAMGDKIESKKLAKEAGVNVVPGFVGEIEDTEHAVRISNEIGYPVMMKASAGGGGKGMRLAYTETDVREGFESVKREGLNSFGDDRVFIEKFILNPRHIEIQILGDQHGNILYLNERECSIQRRHQKVVEEAPSPFVTPQMRKAMGEQCVALARAVGYYSAGTVELIVSGADPTGESFYFLEMNTRLQVEHPVTEAITGIDLVEQMIRVAAGEKLAFTQADIGIDGWAIENRVYAEDPYRGFLPSTGRLTRYQPPVEGWTDDGDANGRRGVDGVRVDDGVYEGGEVSMFYDPMIAKLVTWGATRDEAADLQVAALDAFEIEGLGHNVDFLSAIMQHPRFRSGELTTGFIAEEYPEGFQGAETDTRTVGVLAAVAGAIATADADRARRIDGQLGDERAAPGDWSVRVGKEDHVVALEEDAITVDGHPVAIAMEYTPGDRFVSVELYETNDDDEAEPLETYGIQLSPNRTGYRMTTRGAKHDVRILPAHVGGYAQHMIEKVPPDLSKFLICPMPGLLVALHVSEGEEVQPGQPLATVEAMKMENILRAEKSGTVKTINAAQGDSLAVDEVILELE; encoded by the coding sequence ATGTTCTCTAAAATACTCATCGCCAACCGGGGCGAGATTGCGTGCCGGGTCATCAAGACCGCGCGCCGGATGGGTATCGCGACCGTCGCGGTCTATTCGGATGCCGATGCGCGCGCGCCGTTCGTGCGGATGGCGGACGAGGCGGTGCACATCGGCTCGGCGCCGGCGGGGGAGAGCTATCTCGTCGCCGACAAGATCATCGCCGCCTGCAAGCAAACCGGGGCTGAGGCCGTGCATCCGGGCTACGGCTTCCTGTCCGAGCGCACCAGCTTCGCCGAGGCGCTGGCGAAGGAGGGGATCGCCTTCATCGGTCCGCCGATGAATGCGATCGCCGCGATGGGGGACAAGATCGAGTCGAAGAAGCTGGCGAAGGAAGCGGGCGTGAATGTCGTCCCCGGCTTCGTCGGCGAGATCGAGGATACCGAGCACGCGGTGCGCATCTCGAACGAGATCGGCTACCCGGTGATGATGAAGGCCAGCGCGGGCGGCGGCGGCAAGGGGATGCGCCTCGCCTACACCGAAACCGACGTGCGCGAGGGCTTCGAAAGCGTGAAGCGCGAAGGCCTGAACAGCTTCGGCGACGACCGCGTCTTCATCGAGAAATTCATTCTCAATCCGCGCCACATCGAGATCCAGATCCTCGGCGACCAGCACGGCAACATCCTCTACCTCAACGAGCGCGAGTGCAGCATCCAGCGCCGCCACCAGAAGGTCGTCGAGGAAGCGCCGTCGCCCTTCGTCACGCCGCAGATGCGCAAGGCGATGGGCGAGCAGTGCGTCGCGCTGGCCCGCGCGGTGGGGTATTACAGCGCCGGCACGGTCGAACTGATCGTCAGCGGCGCGGACCCGACGGGGGAGAGCTTCTACTTCCTCGAAATGAACACGCGCCTGCAGGTCGAACACCCGGTGACCGAAGCCATCACCGGCATCGACCTCGTCGAACAGATGATCCGCGTGGCGGCGGGCGAGAAGCTGGCTTTCACGCAAGCCGACATCGGCATCGACGGCTGGGCGATCGAGAACCGCGTCTATGCCGAAGACCCCTATCGCGGGTTCCTGCCGAGCACCGGGCGGCTCACCCGCTACCAGCCGCCGGTCGAGGGCTGGACCGATGACGGCGACGCCAACGGCCGCCGCGGCGTGGACGGCGTGCGCGTCGACGACGGCGTGTACGAAGGCGGCGAGGTCTCCATGTTCTACGACCCGATGATCGCCAAGCTGGTGACCTGGGGCGCGACCCGCGACGAGGCCGCCGATCTGCAGGTCGCCGCGCTCGACGCGTTCGAGATCGAGGGGCTGGGCCACAACGTCGATTTCCTCTCCGCCATCATGCAGCACCCGCGCTTCCGCAGCGGCGAACTCACCACCGGCTTCATTGCCGAGGAATACCCGGAAGGCTTCCAGGGCGCCGAGACGGACACGCGCACCGTCGGCGTGCTCGCCGCAGTGGCGGGCGCGATCGCGACTGCCGACGCCGACCGCGCGCGCCGGATCGACGGCCAGCTCGGCGACGAGAGAGCCGCGCCCGGCGACTGGTCGGTCCGCGTTGGCAAGGAGGACCATGTTGTCGCTTTGGAGGAGGACGCGATCACCGTCGACGGCCACCCCGTCGCGATCGCGATGGAATACACCCCCGGCGATCGCTTCGTTTCGGTCGAGCTCTACGAAACCAACGACGACGATGAGGCGGAGCCGCTCGAGACCTACGGCATTCAGCTCAGCCCGAACCGCACCGGCTACCGGATGACCACGCGCGGCGCGAAGCACGATGTCCGCATCCTGCCCGCCCACGTCGGCGGGTACGCGCAGCACATGATCGAAAAGGTGCCGCCGGACCTCAGCAAATTCCTCATCTGCCCGATGCCGGGCCTGCTGGTTGCGCTGCATGTGTCGGAGGGCGAGGAGGTCCAGCCCGGCCAGCCGCTCGCCACGGTGGAGGCGATGAAGATGGAAAACATCCTGCGCGCCGAGAAGTCGGGCACGGTCAAGACCATCAACGCGGCGCAGGGCGATAGCCTGGCGGTGGACGAGGTTATCCTCGAACTCGAGTAG
- a CDS encoding DUF4160 domain-containing protein, whose protein sequence is MPTVLRIGAFRFYFYSHEPNEPPHVHVDRGDATIKVWLDSCEVAKSRGFRAHEIGDIVNQVTLHREMLTEAWHEYFG, encoded by the coding sequence GTGCCGACCGTCCTGCGGATTGGGGCGTTCCGGTTCTATTTCTACAGCCACGAACCGAACGAGCCGCCGCATGTCCACGTCGATCGCGGCGATGCGACGATCAAGGTCTGGCTCGACAGTTGCGAAGTGGCGAAAAGCCGGGGCTTCCGGGCACACGAGATAGGTGACATTGTGAATCAGGTAACATTGCATCGCGAGATGCTGACGGAGGCGTGGCATGAATATTTCGGCTAA
- the atpD gene encoding F0F1 ATP synthase subunit beta: MATAPVLNQTTPNQAAGGTIAQVIGAVVDVAFEGELPAILTALETDNNGNRLVLEVAQHLGENTVRTIAMDATEGLTRGQPVRNTGAQISVPVGPQTLGRILNVIGEPIDERGPVNAEMRAPIHAEAPLFIDQSTDASILVTGIKVIDLLAPYAKGGKIGLFGGAGVGKTVLIQELINNIAKGHGGVSVFAGVGERTREGNDLYHEFLDAGVIAKDAEGNATSEGSKVALVFGQMNEPPGARARVALSGLTMAEYFRDQEGQDVLFFVDNIFRFTQAGSEVSALLGRIPSAVGYQPTLSTDMGNLQERITSTTKGSITSVQAIYVPADDLTDPAPATSFAHLDATTTLSRAISELGIYPAVDPLDSTSRVLEPRVVGEEHYSVARRVQETLQKYKSLQDIIAILGMDELSEEDKLTVQRARKIQRFLSQPFHVAEVFTNIPGKFVQIEDTVASFKAVVDGEYDHLPEAAFYMVGGIEEAVEKAKKLAEDA; encoded by the coding sequence ATGGCCACCGCCCCCGTTCTGAACCAGACCACCCCCAACCAAGCTGCCGGCGGCACCATCGCCCAGGTCATCGGCGCCGTCGTCGACGTCGCCTTCGAAGGCGAGCTGCCGGCGATCCTGACCGCGCTGGAAACCGACAACAACGGCAACCGGCTCGTGCTCGAGGTCGCCCAGCACCTCGGCGAGAACACCGTCCGCACGATCGCGATGGACGCGACCGAGGGCCTCACTCGCGGCCAGCCGGTGCGCAACACCGGCGCGCAGATCTCGGTCCCCGTCGGCCCGCAGACGCTCGGCCGCATCCTCAACGTCATCGGCGAGCCGATCGACGAGCGCGGCCCGGTGAACGCCGAGATGCGCGCGCCCATCCACGCCGAGGCTCCGCTCTTCATCGACCAGTCGACCGACGCGTCGATCCTCGTTACCGGCATCAAGGTCATCGACCTCCTCGCCCCCTACGCCAAGGGCGGCAAGATCGGCCTGTTCGGCGGCGCGGGCGTCGGCAAGACCGTGCTGATCCAGGAACTTATCAACAACATCGCCAAGGGCCACGGCGGCGTGTCGGTGTTTGCCGGCGTCGGCGAGCGCACGCGCGAGGGCAATGACCTCTACCACGAATTCCTCGACGCGGGCGTCATCGCCAAGGATGCCGAAGGCAACGCCACTTCGGAAGGTTCCAAGGTCGCCCTCGTGTTCGGCCAGATGAACGAGCCCCCGGGCGCCCGTGCCCGCGTCGCGCTGTCGGGCCTGACCATGGCCGAATACTTCCGCGACCAGGAAGGGCAGGACGTGCTGTTCTTCGTCGACAACATCTTCCGCTTCACGCAGGCGGGGTCGGAAGTGTCGGCACTGCTCGGCCGCATTCCGTCGGCAGTGGGCTACCAGCCGACCCTGTCGACCGACATGGGCAACCTGCAGGAACGCATCACCTCCACCACCAAGGGCTCGATCACCTCGGTGCAGGCGATCTACGTTCCCGCGGACGACCTTACCGACCCGGCGCCGGCGACCTCGTTCGCGCACCTCGACGCCACCACGACGCTTTCTCGCGCGATCTCTGAGCTGGGCATCTACCCGGCGGTCGACCCGCTCGATTCGACCAGCCGCGTGCTCGAACCGCGCGTCGTGGGCGAGGAGCATTACTCGGTCGCCCGCCGCGTCCAGGAGACGCTGCAGAAGTACAAGAGCCTGCAGGACATTATCGCCATTCTCGGCATGGACGAACTGTCGGAAGAGGATAAGCTGACCGTCCAGCGCGCGCGGAAGATCCAGCGCTTCCTCAGCCAGCCGTTCCACGTGGCCGAGGTGTTCACCAACATCCCGGGCAAGTTCGTGCAGATCGAAGACACCGTGGCCTCGTTCAAGGCGGTCGTCGACGGCGAGTACGATCACCTGCCCGAAGCCGCGTTCTACATGGTCGGCGGGATCGAGGAAGCGGTCGAGAAGGCCAAGAAGCTGGCCGAGGACGCCTGA
- a CDS encoding F0F1 ATP synthase subunit gamma: MASLKELKGRINSVKSTQKITKAKQMVAAAKLRKAQAAAEAARPYATRLGAVMASLATKVTGDSAPKLLAGTGRDQRHLLVVANSDKGLAGAFNSNIVRAALLKARELKAEGKDVSFYLVGRKGRAPIRRAHPSNIAQMFDTTDVRDPGYAQAEQIVAELMDMYEADKFDVAHLFFSKFKSALTQEPTRLQIIPVPAPAKTAVDTANTAAVEYEPDEEEILAELLPRYLKTQVFGALLENAASEQGASMTAMDNATRNAGELINKLTIQYNRSRQAAITTELIEIIAGAEAL, encoded by the coding sequence ATGGCCTCGCTGAAGGAACTCAAGGGCCGGATCAACTCGGTCAAGTCGACCCAGAAGATCACCAAGGCCAAGCAGATGGTCGCGGCCGCGAAACTGCGCAAGGCGCAGGCCGCGGCCGAGGCCGCGCGCCCCTATGCGACACGGCTGGGTGCGGTCATGGCAAGCCTCGCCACCAAGGTGACCGGGGACAGCGCGCCCAAGCTCCTGGCCGGCACCGGCCGGGACCAGCGCCACCTCCTCGTCGTCGCCAACAGCGACAAGGGGCTGGCCGGCGCCTTCAACTCGAACATCGTGCGCGCCGCGCTGCTGAAGGCGCGCGAGCTGAAGGCCGAGGGCAAGGACGTCTCGTTCTATCTCGTGGGCCGAAAGGGCCGCGCGCCGATCCGCCGCGCGCACCCCAGCAACATCGCGCAGATGTTCGACACCACCGACGTCCGCGATCCGGGCTACGCGCAGGCCGAGCAGATCGTCGCTGAGCTGATGGACATGTACGAGGCCGACAAGTTCGACGTCGCGCACCTGTTCTTCTCGAAGTTCAAGTCGGCGCTGACGCAGGAACCCACGCGCCTGCAGATCATCCCCGTCCCCGCGCCCGCCAAGACCGCGGTCGATACGGCGAACACCGCCGCAGTGGAGTACGAGCCGGACGAAGAGGAAATCCTTGCCGAACTGCTACCGCGCTACCTGAAGACGCAGGTCTTCGGCGCGCTGCTGGAGAACGCCGCCTCGGAACAGGGCGCCTCGATGACCGCGATGGACAACGCCACGCGCAACGCGGGCGAGCTGATCAACAAGCTGACAATCCAGTACAACCGCAGTCGCCAGGCCGCGATCACCACCGAACTCATCGAGATCATCGCAGGGGCCGAAGCGCTGTGA